CCTATGAAGCCCGGCAACCTAGATTAAATTCTGTGGTGCTAAATCCAGCAGGTGATACCTGGCAGATAAGGGACAAAGGAAATTTAACTTCTTGCATTATCTGCAAGAAGTTTTTTTAGTTTATAAGGAAATTAAAAAGTAATTAATGTGCACAGCTTTTTAAATTCAAATGATTGTCCCTAGAAAAATATGTACTTTATTTAAACTATACGTAGGAGGAAGGATTATGAATAATAAAAAAAGTAGTTTAGCATTGTTACCATTATTAGTTTTCTTAGTTATGTATTTAGTAACATCTATTATAATAGGAGATTTTTATAAGATGCCTGTAAGTGTATCTTTTCTAGTGGCTAGCATAGTAGCCATCTGTATGAATCCTAAGGAGAAGATTTCTCATAAAATAGAGATTTTTTGCAAAGGGGCAGGAAACACTAATATTATAATCATGTGCTTTATATTCATATTAGCAGGAGCCTTTGCTGGGGTGGCTAGAGAAATGGGAGCTGTAGATTCTACAGTAAACTTAGGTCTCAGCATATTACCAGGAAACATATTAATAGCAGGAATATTTGTAATTGGTTGTTTCATATCCCTATCTATAGGAACTTCTGTGGGGACTATAGTTGCCCTATCACCAGTGGCCATAGGGTTAGCTGAAAAGATAGACATATCTTTAGGCCTTGCTTTAGGTGCTGTAATTAGTGGAGCCATGTTTGGAGATAACCTATCTATGATATCAGATACTACTATTGCAGCGGCACGTACTCAAGGTTGTGAGATGAGAGATAAATTTAGGATGAACTTCTTAATAGTAGTACCAGCAGCCATTGTAACAGGGATTATATTTGTTTTAATAGGAAATGGAAACAATACTGCCATAGGAGGAGACCATCCATACAGTATAATTAAAGTAGTTACTTATTTAGTGGTATTAATAGGAGCTTTATCAGGAATAAATGTATTTGTAGTTTTAACTGGAGGAACATTATTTGCAGGAGTTGTAGGTATTATGACAAATTCCTTTGACATATGGGGTTTTGTATCAGCCGTATCTAATGGAATCAATGGTATGGCAGAGATTATAATAATATCCTTATTAATTGGTGGTATGGTTGAAGTAATCAAATTTAACGGTGGAATTAATTTCTTACTAGATTTTATTAGAAATAGAATATCTAGTAAAAGGGGAGCTGAATTTGGAATTGCCCTATTAGTTGGTGTGGTTGATTTGTGTACAGCTAACAATACTATTGCCATAGTAATGACAGGTCCAATTGCTAAAGATATAGCAGATGAGTATAATATAGAACCAAAGAGATCAGCTAGTATACTAGATACTTTTTCATGCTTCTGCCAGGGGATTATTCCCTATGGAGCTCAAATTCTTGTGGCAGTGGGAGTGGCATCAAATAAGGTTTCTTCATTTGATATAATGAGATATTTATACTACCCCTACTTAATGGGAATATGTGCAGTAATAGCCATATTAATAGGAGTGCCAAAGCTTAAAGAAGCATAATAAAAACAGGATAGGTAATACCTATCCTGTTTTTATTATGCTTCTTTAAGTATTATATTAACCAAGATCATCTTCAACTTTTTTTAGAAGTATAGATTGGTGATGATTTTGTCCAGGCATGATTTTTATATTGTATATTTTCTCCTTAAAATATCTTCCAAGATATGCATATAAGGTATAATAGCCTGGTGGCAAATTTTCGATGACGAAGTTTCCATTATCATCTGATTTAGTTTGGCATACTGGATATGTCTTAGAATCATCATAGGATCCAAAGTATAGTAAAACAATTGCATTTGGAGTGATTTCCCTATTACTTTTTGAATAGATTACTCCAGCGATTTTACCAGCAAAGTTATCCATATTATTATCCATAGTTAATTGAACATTTTGGAAATTAAATTGGGAAGGATGGGTTTCTAGGTGCTGGTCTTGGCCTAAATCATGCATGCTTTTTTGAATACTAGATTGATCTAGAGTTTTTTCAGTATTGTCTTTTTCTGTTAGGTATTCTGTTTCAATCACATCATTTTTTTTAGTAGAATCATTAATTTGGATTTCTTGTGGAAGATTTTCCCATGGACTCATAAAAGTACCTCCTATAATTTCTAAAAGGATTGGTGCTTATGTATATGATATTTTTAAAATGGTGGGGGGAAGCCCCCCACTATTTTAATGAATATCTAGCACCAAGGATGCTTCTTCTTATCTTCAATTTCGGCTTCTGCTTTAGCTTTGTTTCTATTTTTGTTCTTAGCATCTGCGTCAGCTTTATTTCTAGCTCTATTTTTAGCATCTGCATCTGCCCAAGCATCTGACCAAGCATCTGCGTCAGTATCTGCATCATTTTTAGATAATTGACCTTGATATTGTCTTTGATAAATGTGATTGTGGTTAGTTTGTTTATTATATTGAACTTGTTTATGCATATCTTTTTCTATTT
The sequence above is a segment of the Anaeromicrobium sediminis genome. Coding sequences within it:
- a CDS encoding Na+/H+ antiporter NhaC family protein — encoded protein: MNNKKSSLALLPLLVFLVMYLVTSIIIGDFYKMPVSVSFLVASIVAICMNPKEKISHKIEIFCKGAGNTNIIIMCFIFILAGAFAGVAREMGAVDSTVNLGLSILPGNILIAGIFVIGCFISLSIGTSVGTIVALSPVAIGLAEKIDISLGLALGAVISGAMFGDNLSMISDTTIAAARTQGCEMRDKFRMNFLIVVPAAIVTGIIFVLIGNGNNTAIGGDHPYSIIKVVTYLVVLIGALSGINVFVVLTGGTLFAGVVGIMTNSFDIWGFVSAVSNGINGMAEIIIISLLIGGMVEVIKFNGGINFLLDFIRNRISSKRGAEFGIALLVGVVDLCTANNTIAIVMTGPIAKDIADEYNIEPKRSASILDTFSCFCQGIIPYGAQILVAVGVASNKVSSFDIMRYLYYPYLMGICAVIAILIGVPKLKEA
- a CDS encoding peptidase associated/transthyretin-like domain-containing protein, with product MSPWENLPQEIQINDSTKKNDVIETEYLTEKDNTEKTLDQSSIQKSMHDLGQDQHLETHPSQFNFQNVQLTMDNNMDNFAGKIAGVIYSKSNREITPNAIVLLYFGSYDDSKTYPVCQTKSDDNGNFVIENLPPGYYTLYAYLGRYFKEKIYNIKIMPGQNHHQSILLKKVEDDLG